A genomic region of Rhipicephalus sanguineus isolate Rsan-2018 chromosome 1, BIME_Rsan_1.4, whole genome shotgun sequence contains the following coding sequences:
- the LOC119396462 gene encoding erlin-1 isoform X1 — MPNSGVAALTCAFALFLIVNFSLHKIDEGHVGVYYRGGALLKQTSNPGFHMMIPFITTYRSIQVTLQTDEVKNVPCGTSGGVMIYFDRIEVVNILSPDSVSLSVYDMVKNYTADYDKTLIFNKVHHELNQFCSVHNLQEVYINLFDQIDENLKTALQRDLNVMAPGLFVQAVRVTKPKIPETIRRNYEMMEAEKTKLLIAEQRQKVVEKDAETDRKKAIIDAEKVAQVAKIQYTQKILEQESLKKMSHIEDEMHYSREKMKADGEFYSKERLAEANRLLLTPEYLELKRYEAIASNNKVYFGKDIPSMFINHCSRQSEVDATTLDTITASLAGKGAKGTEQATNTKSMKKLVSDQDSTAAKFYEQEVSGY; from the exons ATGCCAAactcaggagttgcagctctgaCATGTGCATTTGCATTGTTCCTAATCGTCAACTTTTCTCTGCACAAAATCGACGAAG GTCATGTTGGGGTTTATTATCGG GGAGGCGCACTGCTTAAGCAAACTAGCAATCCAGGGTTTCATATGATGATCCCATTCATTACCACTTACCGATCAATTCAG gtaaCTCTCCAAACAGATGAAGTAAAAAATGTGCCCTGCGGGACCAG TGGTGGGGTCATGATCTACTTCGACAGAATTGAGGTTGTGAACATCTTAAGCCCAGACAGTG TTTCTCTTTCAGTCTATGACATGGTGAAGAACTACACTGCTGACTATGACAAGACACTGATCTTCAATAAGGTGCATCATGAACTGAATCAGTTCTGCAGTGTTCACAACCTCCAGGAGGTCTACATAAACTTGTTTG ACCAGATTGATGAGAACTTGAAGACTGCCCTGCAAAGAGACCTGAATGTGATGGCACCTGGCCTATTTGTGCAAGCAGTGCGAGTGACCAAGCCGAAAATTCCCGAAACAATCAGGCGTAACTATGAAATGAT GGAAGCTGAAAAGACGAAGTTGCTCATAGCAGAACAGAGACAGAAGGTTGTGGAGAAAGATGCTGAAACTGACAGGAAAAAAGCCATCATTG ATGCTGAGAAAGTTGCTCAAGTGGCTAAGATTCAATACACGCAGAAGATCTTAGAGCAGGAATCCCTGAAAAAGATGTCTCATATTGAAG atgaAATGCATTATTCGAGGGAAAAGATGAAGGCAGATGGAGAGTTCTACTCAAAGGAGAGGCTTGCGGAGGCAAATAGG ctgCTATTAACCCCGGAGTATTTGGAACTCAAACGCTACGAAGCAATTGCTTCTAACAACAAGGTCTATTTTGGCAAGGACATTCCAAGCATGTTCATCAATCATTGCTCACGGCAATCGGAAGTTGATGCTACTACCCTAGATACCATCACTGCTTCTCTGGCAGGCAAAGGAGCCAAG
- the LOC119396462 gene encoding erlin-1 isoform X3 has protein sequence MPNSGVAALTCAFALFLIVNFSLHKIDEGHVGVYYRGGALLKQTSNPGFHMMIPFITTYRSIQVTLQTDEVKNVPCGTSGGVMIYFDRIEVVNILSPDSVSLSVYDMVKNYTADYDKTLIFNKVHHELNQFCSVHNLQEVYINLFDQIDENLKTALQRDLNVMAPGLFVQAVRVTKPKIPETIRRNYEMMEAEKTKLLIAEQRQKVVEKDAETDRKKAIIDAEKVAQVAKIQYTQKILEQESLKKMSHIEDEMHYSREKMKADGEFYSKERLAEANRLLLTPEYLELKRYEAIASNNKVYFGKDIPSMFINHCSRQSEVDATTLDTITASLAGKGAKGTEQATNTKSMKKLVSDQVLKRGP, from the exons ATGCCAAactcaggagttgcagctctgaCATGTGCATTTGCATTGTTCCTAATCGTCAACTTTTCTCTGCACAAAATCGACGAAG GTCATGTTGGGGTTTATTATCGG GGAGGCGCACTGCTTAAGCAAACTAGCAATCCAGGGTTTCATATGATGATCCCATTCATTACCACTTACCGATCAATTCAG gtaaCTCTCCAAACAGATGAAGTAAAAAATGTGCCCTGCGGGACCAG TGGTGGGGTCATGATCTACTTCGACAGAATTGAGGTTGTGAACATCTTAAGCCCAGACAGTG TTTCTCTTTCAGTCTATGACATGGTGAAGAACTACACTGCTGACTATGACAAGACACTGATCTTCAATAAGGTGCATCATGAACTGAATCAGTTCTGCAGTGTTCACAACCTCCAGGAGGTCTACATAAACTTGTTTG ACCAGATTGATGAGAACTTGAAGACTGCCCTGCAAAGAGACCTGAATGTGATGGCACCTGGCCTATTTGTGCAAGCAGTGCGAGTGACCAAGCCGAAAATTCCCGAAACAATCAGGCGTAACTATGAAATGAT GGAAGCTGAAAAGACGAAGTTGCTCATAGCAGAACAGAGACAGAAGGTTGTGGAGAAAGATGCTGAAACTGACAGGAAAAAAGCCATCATTG ATGCTGAGAAAGTTGCTCAAGTGGCTAAGATTCAATACACGCAGAAGATCTTAGAGCAGGAATCCCTGAAAAAGATGTCTCATATTGAAG atgaAATGCATTATTCGAGGGAAAAGATGAAGGCAGATGGAGAGTTCTACTCAAAGGAGAGGCTTGCGGAGGCAAATAGG ctgCTATTAACCCCGGAGTATTTGGAACTCAAACGCTACGAAGCAATTGCTTCTAACAACAAGGTCTATTTTGGCAAGGACATTCCAAGCATGTTCATCAATCATTGCTCACGGCAATCGGAAGTTGATGCTACTACCCTAGATACCATCACTGCTTCTCTGGCAGGCAAAGGAGCCAAG
- the LOC119396462 gene encoding erlin-1 isoform X2 gives MPNSGVAALTCAFALFLIVNFSLHKIDEGHVGVYYRGGALLKQTSNPGFHMMIPFITTYRSIQVTLQTDEVKNVPCGTSGGVMIYFDRIEVVNILSPDSVYDMVKNYTADYDKTLIFNKVHHELNQFCSVHNLQEVYINLFDQIDENLKTALQRDLNVMAPGLFVQAVRVTKPKIPETIRRNYEMMEAEKTKLLIAEQRQKVVEKDAETDRKKAIIDAEKVAQVAKIQYTQKILEQESLKKMSHIEDEMHYSREKMKADGEFYSKERLAEANRLLLTPEYLELKRYEAIASNNKVYFGKDIPSMFINHCSRQSEVDATTLDTITASLAGKGAKGTEQATNTKSMKKLVSDQDSTAAKFYEQEVSGY, from the exons ATGCCAAactcaggagttgcagctctgaCATGTGCATTTGCATTGTTCCTAATCGTCAACTTTTCTCTGCACAAAATCGACGAAG GTCATGTTGGGGTTTATTATCGG GGAGGCGCACTGCTTAAGCAAACTAGCAATCCAGGGTTTCATATGATGATCCCATTCATTACCACTTACCGATCAATTCAG gtaaCTCTCCAAACAGATGAAGTAAAAAATGTGCCCTGCGGGACCAG TGGTGGGGTCATGATCTACTTCGACAGAATTGAGGTTGTGAACATCTTAAGCCCAGACAGTG TCTATGACATGGTGAAGAACTACACTGCTGACTATGACAAGACACTGATCTTCAATAAGGTGCATCATGAACTGAATCAGTTCTGCAGTGTTCACAACCTCCAGGAGGTCTACATAAACTTGTTTG ACCAGATTGATGAGAACTTGAAGACTGCCCTGCAAAGAGACCTGAATGTGATGGCACCTGGCCTATTTGTGCAAGCAGTGCGAGTGACCAAGCCGAAAATTCCCGAAACAATCAGGCGTAACTATGAAATGAT GGAAGCTGAAAAGACGAAGTTGCTCATAGCAGAACAGAGACAGAAGGTTGTGGAGAAAGATGCTGAAACTGACAGGAAAAAAGCCATCATTG ATGCTGAGAAAGTTGCTCAAGTGGCTAAGATTCAATACACGCAGAAGATCTTAGAGCAGGAATCCCTGAAAAAGATGTCTCATATTGAAG atgaAATGCATTATTCGAGGGAAAAGATGAAGGCAGATGGAGAGTTCTACTCAAAGGAGAGGCTTGCGGAGGCAAATAGG ctgCTATTAACCCCGGAGTATTTGGAACTCAAACGCTACGAAGCAATTGCTTCTAACAACAAGGTCTATTTTGGCAAGGACATTCCAAGCATGTTCATCAATCATTGCTCACGGCAATCGGAAGTTGATGCTACTACCCTAGATACCATCACTGCTTCTCTGGCAGGCAAAGGAGCCAAG